The stretch of DNA CGGTGCCGTCGAGCGGTGTCGCATCGCAGAGCGCCGGGGGCAGGGGGCCGGGAGCGCCGGCGATCAGGCCGCGCCGTTCGAGGAAGCGGAACAGGGCGGCGGCATCGAGGGCGGCCAGATCGTCGCCGACATCGCGGTCGCCGCGCAGTTCGACGGTCGCGGACAGGCAGGCCGGCGGGACCGGCCGGTCGGGGAAGCGGTTCGCCAATTGCCACCAGATGCCGCCCATCGCCTCGTCGAACGGCTCGCCCCCCGATACTTCGGCAAGCAGTACGGCGACGGCGCCAAGCTCGGCCGCGAGATCGGCGGCATCGGGCCAGAGCGGCGTGCCGAGGTAGAGGTGCATGGCGGCGACATCGTCGCAGTGAAGGTCGAGGGCGATATCGGCATCGACCGCCAGCTTCATCAATTCGAGGCGCAGGTGCTCGACCTCGGTGCGCGGGGTGCGGGCGGCCAGCAGGCGCCGGCATTCGCCGCGGATCAGGTCGATATTGCCGGCGGCATCGTCGGTCAGGCGTTCGGCGACGGCATCGCCCACTGGGCCGGCCAGATCCGGGTAGTGGCGGTTGAAATTGCCCAG from Zavarzinia compransoris encodes:
- a CDS encoding succinylglutamate desuccinylase/aspartoacylase family protein; its protein translation is MSARQTDIIPLLESSPGTRRQLTVHRYGTPGRGPKAYLQTGLHADELPGPVVVQHLLPLLDDAATAGRIRGEIVVVPHANPIGLSQYLFGKHAGRFEFDSLGNFNRHYPDLAGPVGDAVAERLTDDAAGNIDLIRGECRRLLAARTPRTEVEHLRLELMKLAVDADIALDLHCDDVAAMHLYLGTPLWPDAADLAAELGAVAVLLAEVSGGEPFDEAMGGIWWQLANRFPDRPVPPACLSATVELRGDRDVGDDLAALDAAALFRFLERRGLIAGAPGPLPPALCDATPLDGTDILACPCGGVLIFHRQVGDRIAAGDTVATILDPTTGARTALISRAAGVLFARAGHPLARPGLPAAKVAGPLPLAHRTGALLTQ